The Primulina tabacum isolate GXHZ01 chromosome 1, ASM2559414v2, whole genome shotgun sequence genome contains the following window.
GATCCATATAGACAATTCAACAAGTCAAAAGATTTATCACCCCACAAATCAAAACTAGACCATTGATTCAAATGGTAGCTATTAGCATAAAATACAATGCCAATATGCGTATATGTGTGTGCAACTAGTTGATTACCAACTACATATAGTAACAAAAGCATACCATTTCCGGTTTGCTGACGATACAGATATAGTATACCCCTGCAACAAGAAACCAAATCCAATAAATTACATGGAGAATGACAAACTCATCTAATTTGGATGGAATTTTTATTAGCTCCAACTATGTTGCATTGCACATATTAATGCCTCATTACATTAATAGcttaaaatcctcaaaacaAATCAAATTACACACGCTAACAATCAGAAAGGTTAACTAAAACTCTTCCGTGGCAGGTTCACAAAAAGAACAGAGTCCCTAGTTATGTAAGATAAAGCACTATCAAGTATCACCAATCCCGCACTCGGAATTAACAGGACAAGCTAAACGggtttaatattccaagaacaACTTAATCGGACAAGAAAGATAAGAAAGTGAAGCATGTTAACAGTGGTCAGTGGTAGTCAAGAGCCTAGCCATAAACCAAATCTGGCAACACCTATATCATGTTTGATCCAGAAATATAAATTAGCAATACTGAATTCGATAAACCAACAAAGGACGAGCTAACATGAATTTAAGTAGAAGACCAAGATCAGAACAGTAGATGTGTGATTTCAGAATATTTTCGATGGGAAAAAACTAAGTGCATACACATTCCACTTTTTTAAGGGTCATACTTGGAAGCCTGCTCATAGCTGAAGAACTTTACTGCTGAATTTGGAACAATTCGAGCACAATTAGTGCCATTGCCTTTAAACATTCCTCTAAACCCTTCACTTCTCCATATATATTTCAAGCCTTGAATAGTACCACAGTACTTTACGTTGTGTGGATTTTGAACCTGATGCAGAGTTAAACTTATGTGATGTAACTTTGCCACTGATTGGAGAGCTGGAGAAGGAATGGAGGATATGAAAATATCAATAAGTTGAACAAAACAAACCTGCAGTAAAATTTTCAATCTCTCTAATGGAGCTACAGCTGTCCGCGACCTGCAAGATCATGCAGCAAGTCAGTCACATGCGTTGATTTAACCATAAATTAGAAACTCAGTAGCCGGTCAATCAGGAAAAAATAatagaaaaggaaaagaaatccAGCAGCCAGAGCTAACAGCCAAACAATACTCATGCGCCTTTCAAATGACTGTCTTCTCCTCAGTTACACTCACGTGTAGAGAAAACATATCTTCTCAATTGGTTATTTTCAGATGCATACTTCCAGCCCGAATGTACCACAAGATTGAGCAGGTAATTCATCCACTTCAAgcaactaaaaaaaaattatgtgacACATTCATCATTCCGACTTCCAAGTGAATTTAATTCCTTGCAGATTAATTTCTATCAGATAAAGAGAGGAGAGAGTGGGTAAAAGAGACAGGTACCCTTAATTGTGAGGAATGGTATAAAATATAAAGCTCGAAAATTTTGCAGCTACTTATTTTTCTAAGGCACGAGAAATGCACATATAACCAGAACTGTGCACTTTGGTTGTTTGTTCATTTGAGTCACATTCGAGCGAGACTACACCATCAAAGCACTTCAGAAAGATGGATTTATGCGACTACATCTAGAACACAGCCCTGTGGGTCACAATTATcgcaaattatcaaattttctactcgattattataaatatactCTTCGGCCATCTGTATTCTCCACCAAGGGCTCGAAGGACCATGACAAACATTTAACAGTATAAACAAAAGAACACAATAAGAAGATCATGTATTAAACAGACTCTCAACGGACTATACACACGCATTTATATAATAAACAGAAAATCACTTACACGCCTCCAGCAACACCACCAGCAACTAGAGATTTGCAAATACTGTAAAGTTGATACTTGGTAGGCTTGATTTCTTCCTTGGCGAGTTTCGCCTCCTCCGCCAGAGTCACAATCTTAGACACCGCCGATTCGCTCGTCTTCACCTCCTCCGACGCCATCAACTCTTCCAAAAGAATCGCAagacaatttaataaattaaacaaaAGAATCCTCCGATCGGTGATCAAATCGAAGCGTTCATTCTAAGCGAAGATGAATCATATCGTCGATTTCGAGGCGGCCGTCGGCGGCGGGGGAAAAATAAATCTGGGGGCCAATGTTGCCCGGGCTTTTATGTGTGACGGCGCTCTGCTGGAGAGGTCAAAGCTTCATTTCTCGATGGCTTCGTTATCTGTtttgataataaataattaCCATTATTATTAATTACTAGTAGAGAGGAATTGTGTGTGATTCCCTTGTAAAACAAGATTCGATTTCTCCTGTctgaacattttcatcatcaaaattaaaattaaacacaTATCCAAATTAGCACCAACAGATAAGTCAAACTTCACTTCATACTAATTGATTGTTTAAATTTTGAGTAATCTATATTATCTATAATTCTGTACTATGTTATTAAGGGTGAGACTTATAGAGTAACTATCTTATAAAAAAACATCTTTAAATCACTCTATATTTTTCAcatataaaaaaacataaacaaaaaacctattttaaatcgaacaactctactaaattaaaaataatttcgtgttaattatttagtgttattcaatcaaattaaaaataataatacataCCTACAACACGTGAGCATCTCTTAATACTTACTTATTAAAAACGATCTGGTTGTGGTGGTGGGCTTGCCGCTACACGCAAATAATCCACCAAAACTTTGTAGAATATTTTCGTTATATTACCATAACCACgacattttgtttaaaaaaaaaattatttattatttaaaatttacgaTGTGATATAATCTAAGTAGTATCCACTAATCATAGTGGTTTTTGGATTTTGGGTTAAAAAATGGATTTTGTTTGAATTAGTGGATTAACTTctgtttaatttaattgaaattTAAAAGTTAGTGAGAtgctgataaaaaaaattagaattaaattatttatttatcaaacacttttcacttttgagttttgattttcattttTGTTCTCAAACATTACTCATTTCGAATTTTGTTTCACGTTTTTATTTTGTAGATAAGCACATTGCTCATTTTAGAATATCTCATTTATGTGCGTttatgtcttttttttttttttaatagtcAATCGTAATTAGTCATAATTGGTTATTTGATTCCATTGATTAATTGTACTATTGTCACCACTCCCTAAACCCTATATTTGTTAAAACAAAAAGCAAAATGTTATTTGTAGTGCAACTTTGGGCTCATGGAATTCAATCTCTGGCAATGGATCCAATTAAGTTTTGGGTTtctaaattttgtttttaatgtaAATTACTCTGTCCGATTACTCATTTGCTAATAAAGAAAATTACATTTGACTTTGACGTGTCTAATTGCAAATAATTGAAATCAATAATTCTACTCTCCTTTTTTTTCCACGATTGTCGTTATATAGAAATCGACCAATATTATTTTTACAGAGAAAAATGCTTCGAAAAATGACCAAAGTACAAGCATTATCTCTATCAACGAATTAATTCACACACCATTTCCCCTTATTTCCAAGAACACGGCATGCAAATAAGAAACCAAACACCTATAAACATAATAACGCAAcgaaaaatttgaataaaacacATAATGATCACAAAAATCTCGTGAGAcggttttatattttaattttgtgaaacaaaTTTTCAATCTGagattatatcatatatatatatatatatatatatatatttaattaatatattactATTAAGGCTTATCCAAGCCAACTAAACAGCATTAATAGAAGGTTTTGTCAACTATCACAAATTCCGGCGCTTATTTTTGCAGATGGCGAAAAGGGAAATAGTTTAGCCGACATAAAGTTACCatttgttttcttctttttaataCAAAAAGATCACGACAGTTgacatttatttattaatattttctgaatttttctgaCAGATCAAATAGATTTTTTTAGCATGATTTCGCATACaagattatcgaatttaagttacatttgaactgatttcactataTTTTTTGCCCAAATTGTATTAGTTGATAGTTTCAATATATTCGTCTTTTATAAATATAGTTTCAAGATTATTGCATGTATGTTAGGAAGTACAATAATATAAACGGAAAGTCATGCAAACTGCTGTATTCTCTTGTCTTTGCTTCctttttctctctttctttttttatttattaatttctttttaaaattttcttttcttgtttGTTGTTATTATCCGTCCTGAGAGCGAAAGGCTACGAAGACTACAGTAATAGCGTTTTGTCCTAATTTTTTCCCTCTATATTTCTTTTGTCAATGGTCGGAATATACAAACTatgttatttaatattttatttaaatcattaGCCAATGGCTACAAACACGTCAAAATAGGCAATTGGATGATTTTCTCCAAAGTCATGCAATTATTTTTCTACGGTTCACAGTTTTTTGTGTTTGCATTTTAGATTTAATTGATGTTGGGTTTGACATGGGAAAAATTATGAGTGATGATATCTTTGAAATCAACTTGAATTTTGTCTatcgaaaaatattaatttctcgACTTAATGTAACTattcattttgaaaaatatttataatggAAAAACTTTCGGCCTCATATATCAATTTGTATAGGCATGCCGATGTTCAACCACAGACAATAAAATTGGCAACCAAATTGAGATTCGATGAGATATTGTCGTCTGGACCATgacatgaaaatatgatatcccacaagattttatatttttcttatttgtttaatttttatttttgaaaaatcccAGATTGAATATTGCCAGCAGCGATTATTATAACTAGTAACTGACGCACACAttgcgtgcttgtataatattttttttataattcatttgatttatatttaaatgaggatcaaaatataattataagaaataatgagagactacactgtaattttgatatataaattaaaaaatatttgaaaaataaaaaaatgacatcaataaGAATTGAACCAATAACCTAAATCCCAAGAAACAATGACTCTATCCAATAACTACATAtaacttgcattaaaattttaacattttattaatatatataattattaaaacagaccatgacaccaaagttagttatTCTAAgtatctcaaacttaataaaatagtatagatgAGTAATCCATTGCATTGTAAGTTTATCGTGGACTATATACAGCCACGTATTTAATACAGTTGcttgtataaatcatatatcatgtcAAATGTTTATTCAGGGACAAATTATTCATTGTTTTGGAGactttagtttttttttatttttttcaacgTAAAATTTGGAGTCATCGTAGTTGAATTATATCGAATGAATATTTTTGGGTTTTGGCCATCTAGAAAATACAATCAATTGCACCAATGTGAACTGTAGAAGTTATTTACTTGCAACGATGTGGTTATTGGTCAATTtttcaatttgaaaaattatctTATGTAGGGTTATATTTCAATATACTTGAGggtgttttatatatataaagtatGATCGGATTTAAATCATGAAAACTAATGAATAACTGATGCGATTTTTCGACCACGAAAAACAAATGCGCTCAAAACAGAGTCACGCCCTTGATTCGATGAACAAAGAAacggttgtgttgtcccgatctttttgaacAAGTAAGGTTGTAATATTCATATCTAAATTacgaagaatttagcaacaaatattaacgaagATAACAATTGaaattcaaacgaaccttcaaagaactcgtatttgaaaattcgagtggagaacaatcgacaaacgccacaaagtattaaactttgataagtttgatttgagaaacacacaaaggtgTATACAAAGTTAATGGAGAGAAAAACTCACAAAATGTATTAAAACTCAATAATCTATCAAAAGTGTGTACAATCCGTGTATATATTGTTTACAAAACCAAAATATTGcaaaatctagttaccaaactaATTAAAATTCTAAACTAGGAAACTAGGTCTTCTTCATGCTGGCGGCGTGCTCGGGAGGTATGATTCTGCCgttcgagcgccaggtcttctgaACTTGTACAGTACGTATGGCGCTCTGACAGTAAgatgttaccgctcgggcgcgaggtaCTCTGGAATTCTCGTCTTGGCAGTAAGTATGTAGGTCGGGTCCGGGGTCTCGatttgacttcctcttcataatttatcacttgaataacattgaaaTATCTTCAAACATCATTGCTATGCATGTCCAATTCTTTTAAACTTCGAATCTCAAGTTTTAACATATCTTGTCCGACCATAATTATATCAATAAAGTTTGTTTATCCCATTGATTTTGCTAATTCTGAACCCATCATTAAACGACAAAGAAGCCAAAATTATTCATTGACTCACCATGACAATCGAAATTCCCACCAAACACGAAGTGATGATGACAACTCGATTTCCATAAAAGACCAAACTAATCGATAATTATCAGAGATTCGGAATAGTCAAAATAACCAACCAACCAccgattttttctttttttttttagtcaGGGGTGtggtattttgttatatttagATTTCGAACTTGATGTATCGTTTCAAACTTGAGATTTTAGTGTTAGGTGACTAACAAGTCACTAAAGAAGGCGACAACCGGGAGAGAGACTAAACCATTGGCAAACCGAAACATATTTAAACGCTctcaattattataaaaataatttaatccgatcaattaaataagttaAATCAAGGTTAtgggtaaaaataaaaaaaatttgttgtgcGTGTTCatatttgagatttttttcTATATTGACAAATTTAAGTAATAATCCGATATCATTGTTTTTTTGGTAATATTGATTTTTTCCTATGTTACACTGATATGACACCAATACAATGTTGAAGTATTCAAAGATGGTCTAACGGAGCCGGGGGGAGAAGGCACCCCAAGCTCAGCCCCGCCTCAGCCACTcacttcaattttatttttttaaaatgttcttttatcaaatatatatatatactcacCATCTGGATTATCCACgaaatatgtttatttaattaatcaaatcaCTAATCGATAAGAATTCTTTCATTTTTACAATAATTttacaaattaaaataataagtaaatataatttttttaaggaAATTTCATTAAGCATGTAAAGAACTACAACCATCATCCAAATGTTCGATCAAACAATGCGGGATCTCAAAATAAGTAGAAGGACTAGCATATAAATGAGCCGCTCGGGCCAGGGCATGAGCTGCTGCATTTGCTTGTCTATAAACAAACTGAACCGAGAGCAATACTCCTTGATTTAGAAGAGATTTGAATTGGCGCGCAATAGATCCAAATTTCGTATCATCATCTATCGGATTTTTTATGGCATCGACAACATTTTTCGCGTCAAGCTCGAAAATCACATTTGCAAGCTCCATTTCCTTGATCCAGGTAATAGCTTGGAGTAGCGCAAGAGCTTCACATTCCTTGACAGCAGGATTTCCAGCGTTGTGTTGCATTCGGCATGCTATAAACTCTCCATTTTCGTCACGCAGCACACCACTAAGTCCAAACCTGTTGCTTGAAGTGAACAACGCAGCATCTGTATTGCACTTTAGGAAGGAAGCAGGAGGTTTATGCCATCTCTTGCAGCTGGTATCAACACTGATGGAGTTGGGATGCactactttctttttttttcctgtGCTTGCCACCAATCATATAAATTCTGTAGTGCAAAATGCACCACCTGTGTAGGTGTGTTCTGTTGATTATTCCACAGTTTTTCATTCCGTTGTCTCCATAAGCTCCATAAAATCTAACAACCTTGCCCATTTCTTTTGTAGTTAGCGAGTTCAGCATCATAAATATGAATTCTACAAGGCTTTCAGCTTGAGATGAACATGAGTTTATACTTGACACAAGTTGGGTTTCACTCCAACAGCTTTGGGCAACTGGGCAGGTAATGCATATATGTCAGGTATTCTCAATATCACATTCACACTGAACGCATGTAAGAGGAACTTGAATACCTTTACGTTGAAGACTTGCTCGGACCGGGAGACAGTTTCTGGTTGCCCTCCATAAAAAGTGTTTTACTTTAGGTGGGACTTGTAAATTCCAAATCTTCCCCCATTCTCTTGCCACTCCATTTTCCTCACTCAAAGAGCTATTCTCCAAGCCAACCCAATATCCCGACTTAACAGTATACTTCCCAGACTTACTATAATGCCATACCCAAAAATCTGGATTGTTGGTCTCCTGCAACGAAATTTGCAATATTGCTTTGACATCTCGATCATTAAACAATTCACATAATAATCCAATATCTCATTGTTGAT
Protein-coding sequences here:
- the LOC142514222 gene encoding uncharacterized protein LOC142514222, translated to MEELRETNNPDFWVWHYSKSGKYTVKSGYWVGLENSSLSEENGVAREWGKIWNLQVPPKVKHFLWRATRNCLPVRASLQRKGKKKKVVHPNSISVDTSCKRWHKPPASFLKCNTDAALFTSSNRFGLSGVLRDENGEFIACRMQHNAGNPAVKECEALALLQAITWIKEMELANVIFELDAKNVVDAIKNPIDDDTKFGSIARQFKSLLNQGVLLSVQFVYRQANAAAHALARAAHLYASPSTYFEIPHCLIEHLDDGCSSLHA